One genomic region from Prionailurus bengalensis isolate Pbe53 chromosome C1, Fcat_Pben_1.1_paternal_pri, whole genome shotgun sequence encodes:
- the MAIP1 gene encoding m-AAA protease-interacting protein 1, mitochondrial isoform X1: protein MALAVRLLPRLLLAPPLPGGAGRPRTPRGAEVRPPLAELCRFCRRRLGSGPVPLPRVTWASALPARGPQRPLLSPPGLPAALSAFPAYPRRSYSAEEQPQPRQKTKMIILGFSNPINWVRTRIYAFLIWAYFDQEFSIAEFSEGAKQAFAHVSKLLSQCKFDLLEELVAKEVLHVLKEKVTSLPDNHKNALAADIDEIVYTSTGDISIYYDEKGRKFVNILMCFWYLTSANIPSETLSGASVFQVKLGDQNVETKQLLSASYEFQREFTQGVKPDWTIARIEHSKLLE from the exons ATGGCGCTGGCCGTTCGTCTTTTGCCCCGATTGCTGCTCGCTCCGCCGCTGCCCGGCGGGGCCGGCCGACCCCGGACTCCCCGTGGAGCCGAGGTGAGACCGCCGTTGGCTGAACTCTGCCGCTtctgccgccgccgcctcggcTCCGGACCGGTCCCGCTTCCTCGAGTCACTTGGGCCTCGGCGCTGCCCGCTCGGGGCCCGCAGCGTCCCCTGCTCAGCCCTCCGGGACTACCCGCAGCCCTCTCCGCTTTCCCTGCCTACCCCCGGCGCAGCTACAGCGCCGAGGAGCAGCCCCAGCCGCGCCAGAAAACCAAGATGATCATTCTGGGATTCTCCAACCCCATCAACTGGGTTCGGACTCGAATTTACGCTTTCCTGATCTGGGCCTATTTCGACCAAGAGTTCAGCATCGCAGAATTCTCTGAGGGAGCGAAGCag gcttttgcTCATGTGTCCAAGTTGCTGTCACAATGCAAATTTGATCTATTGGAAGAACTTGTGGCCAAAGAG GTGCTACATGTATTGAAGGAAAAGGTTACTTCATTACCTGATAACCATAAAAATGCCCTTGCTGCTGACATAGATGAGATTGTATACACATCAACAGGAGACATCTCCATTTACTATGATGAGAAAG GAAGGAAGTTTGTTAACATCCTGATGTGCTTTTGGTATCTAACCAGTGCCAACATCCCCAGTGAAACTTTAAGTGGAGCCAGTGTATTCCAGGTTAAATTGGGAGATCAGAACGTGGAAACTAAACAACTTCTTAGTGCAAGCTATGA atTTCAGAGGGAGTTTACACAAGGAGTAAAGCCTGACTGGACCATCGCACGGATTGAACACTCAAAGTTATTAGAATGA
- the MAIP1 gene encoding m-AAA protease-interacting protein 1, mitochondrial isoform X2, with translation MALAVRLLPRLLLAPPLPGGAGRPRTPRGAEVRPPLAELCRFCRRRLGSGPVPLPRVTWASALPARGPQRPLLSPPGLPAALSAFPAYPRRSYSAEEQPQPRQKTKMIILGFSNPINWVRTRIYAFLIWAYFDQEFSIAEFSEGAKQAFAHVSKLLSQCKFDLLEELVAKEVLHVLKEKVTSLPDNHKNALAADIDEIVYTSTGDISIYYDEKGRKFVNILMCFWYLTSANIPSETLSGASVFQVKLGDQNVETKQLLSASYDHKGFQRGVVSVFFRESLRLIK, from the exons ATGGCGCTGGCCGTTCGTCTTTTGCCCCGATTGCTGCTCGCTCCGCCGCTGCCCGGCGGGGCCGGCCGACCCCGGACTCCCCGTGGAGCCGAGGTGAGACCGCCGTTGGCTGAACTCTGCCGCTtctgccgccgccgcctcggcTCCGGACCGGTCCCGCTTCCTCGAGTCACTTGGGCCTCGGCGCTGCCCGCTCGGGGCCCGCAGCGTCCCCTGCTCAGCCCTCCGGGACTACCCGCAGCCCTCTCCGCTTTCCCTGCCTACCCCCGGCGCAGCTACAGCGCCGAGGAGCAGCCCCAGCCGCGCCAGAAAACCAAGATGATCATTCTGGGATTCTCCAACCCCATCAACTGGGTTCGGACTCGAATTTACGCTTTCCTGATCTGGGCCTATTTCGACCAAGAGTTCAGCATCGCAGAATTCTCTGAGGGAGCGAAGCag gcttttgcTCATGTGTCCAAGTTGCTGTCACAATGCAAATTTGATCTATTGGAAGAACTTGTGGCCAAAGAG GTGCTACATGTATTGAAGGAAAAGGTTACTTCATTACCTGATAACCATAAAAATGCCCTTGCTGCTGACATAGATGAGATTGTATACACATCAACAGGAGACATCTCCATTTACTATGATGAGAAAG GAAGGAAGTTTGTTAACATCCTGATGTGCTTTTGGTATCTAACCAGTGCCAACATCCCCAGTGAAACTTTAAGTGGAGCCAGTGTATTCCAGGTTAAATTGGGAGATCAGAACGTGGAAACTAAACAACTTCTTAGTGCAAGCTATGA